A stretch of Miscanthus floridulus cultivar M001 chromosome 13, ASM1932011v1, whole genome shotgun sequence DNA encodes these proteins:
- the LOC136499897 gene encoding uncharacterized protein, with amino-acid sequence MKRLTMVLMDGGSGLNIMYTEKLDAMGVDRARIRPTEVPFHSIMPRKQAMLLGQIDLPVAFRGLSNYRMETLTFEVVGFHGTYHAILGRPCYAKFMAVPNYTYLKLKMSGLGRVITVNTSFQRAYKCEVKCCDHAVAIIASRELAAPRKEVAKEAPDPKRSTGSFKPVEGSKEVLIDLDNTEGKTMRIGTTLSSK; translated from the coding sequence atgaagcggctcaccatggtattgatggatggaggcagcggcctcaacatcatgtacaccgagAAGCTCGACGCTATGGGTGTCGACCGAGCACGCATCCGGCCGACCGAAGTGCCATTCCacagcatcatgcctagaaagcaggccatgctgcTCGGGCAAATCGATCTACCCGTCGCCTTCAGGGGTCTGTcaaactataggatggagaccctcacctttgaagtggttgggttccatgggacctaccatgccattctagggcgaccatgctacgcgaagttcatggctgtccccaactacacctacctcaagctgaagatgtcaggCCTGGGCAGGGTCATCACCGTCAACACCTCCTTTCAGCGTGCCTACAAGTGTGAAGTCAAATGCTGTGATCATGCCGTAGCAATCATTGCCTCCAGAGAGCTCGCGGCCCCTAGGAAGGAGGTCGCCAaagaagcacctgaccccaagcGGTCGACTGGGTCCTTCAAACCAGTGGAGggctctaaggaggtcctcatagacctcgACAACACCGAGGGCAAAACGATGCGCAtaggcaccacactttcctccaaatag